GTGCGAGCAGTGTCAGGGTCGGGGGTATCTGGGACGAACCGTGGTGGCGGAGATCTTTCGCCTGGACGAGAGAATCAAGACCCTGGTAGCCGAGGACGCGCCGCTGGTTAAGATCGCCGAGGCGGCCCTAAAGGCCGGCATGCGCACCCTCCGCGACTCCGCCAGACAGAAGGTCCTTCAGGGAATTACCACCGTGGAAGAGATTCGCAGGGTGGTGGGGTAATGCCTCTTTATCGGTTTAAGGCCCTGACCCGGGACGGAAGTATAGTCAAGGATCAAGTGGAGTTCCCGGACCTGCGGGCCCTCTATCAGTACATCCAGCAGGAAGGTCTGGTGCTCATCAAGTACTCCTCCCGTCCGGTCTTCCCCTGGGATCGCCTCACCTTCAAGGGGGTTTCCCGGCCCGAGCTCGCGGAACTGTGCCACAACCTGGCCCTGCTGGTGCGGGGAGGGGTGCCACTTTTTCAGGCCCTGCGCGACCTGAGGGAGGCCACCCCCAATCCCCGGCTCAAAAAGGCCCTGGGAGTGCTCCTTCAGGAGATTCGGGCCGGAAATCCCCTTTCCGCGGGCATGGAAAGGGAAAAGGGCGTCTTCCCCGGGATCGTGCGCTCGCTCGCGGCGCTGGGGGAGGAGACCGGTCGCCTGGATCACACCCTGGAGGAGGCTGCCCAGCATCTCTACCGCATTCACACCATCATCACCCAGACCAAGCGGGCCATGCTCTACCCGGCCTTCGTCCTGGTGGCCATGACCGGAGCCCTCCTCTTCTGGCTGCTTTTCGTCCTGCCCAAGATCCTGGGACTCTTCGCCCAGATGCAGGTGGCCCTCCCGGCCCCCACCCGCTTCCTCATGGTCACGGTGTCCTTCCTGCAGTCCTACATACCGTACCTTGCGGGAGCCGCAATGGTTCTGCTGGTAACCTCGCTGATCCTTTACCGCAGGTTCCCCTGGTTTAGACTACACATAGAAAAAATTCTCCTTAAACTTCCCGTCGTATCCCGCGTTAAGCGTAGTTCTATACTTGCTTTCTTTTTTGAGTATCTGGCTTTACTCCTTGGTGCAGGAATTGATATCCTACGCAGTTTTGATATCATGGCCATGAACATCCAGAGTGAACTGTGTAAGAGAATTATCAGGGAAATGAGAGAAGGGGTGCTGAGAGGTGAAGGTTTCCGGGATGTAGCCTCCCGCTCGGGTCTGTTTTCGCCTCTGGACCTCAGGATGATCGCGGTG
The window above is part of the Thermosulfurimonas sp. F29 genome. Proteins encoded here:
- a CDS encoding type II secretion system F family protein, with the protein product MPLYRFKALTRDGSIVKDQVEFPDLRALYQYIQQEGLVLIKYSSRPVFPWDRLTFKGVSRPELAELCHNLALLVRGGVPLFQALRDLREATPNPRLKKALGVLLQEIRAGNPLSAGMEREKGVFPGIVRSLAALGEETGRLDHTLEEAAQHLYRIHTIITQTKRAMLYPAFVLVAMTGALLFWLLFVLPKILGLFAQMQVALPAPTRFLMVTVSFLQSYIPYLAGAAMVLLVTSLILYRRFPWFRLHIEKILLKLPVVSRVKRSSILAFFFEYLALLLGAGIDILRSFDIMAMNIQSELCKRIIREMREGVLRGEGFRDVASRSGLFSPLDLRMIAVGEETGRLVDQLRYLARHYYEIIQGLVETLSKILEPVLIVVTGLIFLLIVIALIGPIYELISQIH